In Streptomyces dangxiongensis, one DNA window encodes the following:
- the ddaH gene encoding dimethylargininase: MSDVRVRRSRRFLVCEPRHFAVQYAINPWMSPDRPVDVDLAREQWQALIRAYRTHGHTVDAVPPVPGLPDMVFAANAAFVVGGRVFGSLFHAPERRPESVHYDTWFEAAGYDVHRPGSVAEGEGDLVWTGRYVLAGTGFRTTREAHREVQEFLGHPVIGLTLVDPYFYHLDTALFVLDDDNICYYPEAFSPGSREVLRRLYPDAVLATREDAMAFGLNSVSDGRHVFIAPRAEALAERLSGHGYVPVPVDLSEFHKAGGGIKCCTQEIR, translated from the coding sequence GTGTCCGACGTGCGTGTGCGGCGCTCACGGCGGTTCCTGGTCTGCGAACCCAGGCACTTCGCCGTCCAGTACGCCATCAACCCCTGGATGTCTCCCGACAGGCCCGTCGACGTGGATCTCGCCCGGGAGCAGTGGCAGGCACTGATCCGCGCCTACCGCACCCACGGCCACACGGTCGACGCCGTCCCGCCGGTCCCGGGCCTGCCCGACATGGTGTTCGCGGCGAACGCCGCGTTCGTCGTCGGCGGCCGGGTCTTCGGCTCCCTGTTCCACGCCCCGGAGCGGCGCCCGGAGTCGGTGCACTACGACACCTGGTTCGAGGCGGCGGGCTACGACGTGCACCGCCCCGGGTCGGTGGCCGAGGGCGAGGGCGACCTGGTGTGGACCGGCCGGTACGTGCTCGCCGGCACCGGGTTCCGCACCACCCGGGAGGCGCACCGGGAGGTGCAGGAGTTCCTCGGCCACCCGGTGATCGGCCTGACCCTGGTGGACCCGTACTTCTACCACCTGGACACGGCGCTGTTCGTCCTGGACGACGACAACATCTGCTACTACCCCGAGGCGTTCTCGCCGGGCAGCCGGGAGGTCCTGCGGCGCCTGTACCCGGACGCGGTGCTCGCCACCCGCGAGGACGCGATGGCGTTCGGGCTGAACTCCGTCTCCGACGGCCGCCACGTCTTCATCGCACCCCGGGCCGAGGCGCTGGCCGAGCGTCTGTCCGGCCACGGTTACGTCCCCGTCCCCGTCGACCTGTCGGAGTTCCACAAGGCCGGCGGGGGCATCAAGTGCTGCACCCAGGAGATCCGCTGA
- a CDS encoding cytochrome c oxidase assembly protein, with protein sequence MDHSGHGMTMDLPPFTLGRGLGWSADPFFLVACLAGLALYGWGVVRLRRRGDAWPVSRTVSYVVGVLTIVLVMCTRLNDYGMVMFSVHMVQHMVISMLSPILILLGAPVTLALRALPVAGRGRRGPRELLLMLLHSRYMRIVTHPAFTIPLFIASLYALYFSPLFDFLMGSRAGHIAMMVHFLAVGVVFFWPIIGVDPGPHRPGHLMRMLELFAGMPFHAFFGIALMMASTPMVDTFRNPPASLAVDALSDQSAAGGIAWAFSEIPSVLVLIALLFQWYRSEQRQARRTDRAADRDGDKELAAYNAYLASLNAREG encoded by the coding sequence ATGGATCACAGCGGGCACGGCATGACCATGGATCTGCCGCCGTTCACGCTGGGGCGAGGGCTCGGATGGTCGGCCGACCCCTTCTTCCTGGTCGCCTGTCTGGCCGGGCTGGCTCTGTACGGCTGGGGTGTCGTGCGGCTGCGGCGGCGCGGGGACGCGTGGCCGGTCTCGCGGACCGTGTCGTACGTCGTCGGCGTGCTCACCATCGTGCTGGTGATGTGCACCAGGCTGAACGACTACGGCATGGTCATGTTCAGCGTGCACATGGTGCAGCACATGGTGATCAGCATGCTGTCGCCGATCCTCATCCTGCTGGGCGCCCCGGTGACGCTGGCGCTGCGCGCGCTGCCGGTCGCCGGACGGGGCCGCAGGGGCCCGCGCGAGCTGCTGCTGATGCTCCTGCACAGCCGGTACATGCGGATCGTCACGCATCCGGCGTTCACGATCCCGCTGTTCATCGCGAGCCTGTACGCCCTGTACTTCTCCCCGCTGTTCGACTTCCTGATGGGCTCCAGGGCCGGGCACATAGCGATGATGGTGCACTTCCTCGCGGTCGGGGTCGTGTTCTTCTGGCCGATCATCGGTGTCGACCCGGGCCCGCACCGGCCGGGCCATCTGATGCGGATGCTGGAGCTGTTCGCCGGCATGCCGTTCCACGCGTTCTTCGGTATCGCGCTGATGATGGCGTCGACGCCGATGGTGGACACCTTCCGGAACCCGCCGGCCTCGCTCGCCGTCGACGCGCTGTCCGACCAGAGCGCGGCGGGCGGCATCGCCTGGGCGTTCAGCGAGATCCCGTCGGTGCTGGTGCTGATAGCGCTGCTGTTCCAGTGGTACCGCTCCGAGCAGCGGCAGGCCAGGCGCACGGACCGGGCCGCCGACCGGGACGGCGACAAGGAGCTGGCGGCGTACAACGCCTATCTGGCCTCCCTGAACGCCCGCGAGGGCTGA
- a CDS encoding DUF6153 family protein, translating to MSPTTGARPHASPPPRRHWRALLVLAVLAGLLGMHALAPGGGMGHAGHVRAAHGTVAVTAPDDCPDGDGHCGGHRPHHADPACASGAVDGGPQLPPPVPGPAHAAAPAPCPPPGPATAPEGARAPPDLAELQLLRI from the coding sequence ATGTCCCCGACGACCGGTGCCCGCCCGCACGCCTCGCCACCGCCCCGGCGGCACTGGCGTGCGCTGCTCGTGCTGGCGGTGCTGGCCGGGCTGCTCGGTATGCACGCTCTGGCGCCCGGCGGGGGCATGGGACACGCGGGACACGTCCGGGCCGCACACGGCACGGTCGCCGTCACCGCGCCGGACGACTGCCCGGACGGCGACGGACACTGCGGCGGCCACCGGCCGCACCACGCCGACCCCGCCTGCGCCTCCGGCGCGGTGGACGGCGGCCCGCAGCTTCCCCCGCCGGTCCCCGGCCCGGCGCACGCCGCCGCGCCGGCGCCCTGCCCGCCTCCCGGTCCGGCCACCGCGCCCGAGGGCGCCCGCGCCCCGCCCGACCTGGCCGAACTCCAACTCCTGCGCATATAG
- a CDS encoding MerR family transcriptional regulator codes for MPPRSTRAVDTLDDDDYPAYTMGRAADMLGTTPAFLRALGERRLITPLRSEGGHRRYSRYQLRVAARARELVDQGTPIEAACRIVILEDQLEEAQRINEQLRARAGGAQSKTLV; via the coding sequence ATGCCCCCTCGCAGTACCCGCGCCGTCGACACTCTCGACGATGACGACTACCCCGCCTACACGATGGGCCGGGCCGCCGACATGCTCGGCACCACTCCCGCCTTCCTCCGCGCACTGGGCGAACGCCGCCTGATCACCCCCCTGCGCTCCGAGGGCGGCCACCGCCGCTACTCCCGCTACCAACTGCGCGTCGCCGCCCGCGCGCGCGAACTCGTCGACCAGGGCACCCCCATCGAGGCCGCCTGCCGCATCGTCATCCTCGAGGACCAGCTCGAGGAGGCTCAGCGCATCAACGAGCAGTTGCGTGCCCGGGCCGGCGGGGCGCAGTCGAAGACCCTGGTCTGA
- a CDS encoding SpoIIE family protein phosphatase: protein MAEPEKTETGRRETWAAPPAGSASALEAIGAPAYVVDEQGRILVANSSAERVLGRSAAELVGRDAHDLLHRGPEGHPLPATRCSMRQAFHAGRAAQADEDYFAHADGSVMTVSWLISPYTLGPGVNGTIVIFHAPEPLPDLGTRPQHAAESLTELERLALLAETTTQLTSTLEVDETLRRLVTLVVPRLADWVVIDLITERDEVWRTAVVQADGDRLTHHEDLQGPMPPVPEQSPMPLSRALRGVASTLAGPETYHGPPDSGIAVEQRRLFDATGIHSAAIAPIRTAREVLGALTLGRAEKPGNFAGSDLPLVEDIARRAGLALDNARLYQRQRKVAETMQNHLLPQMPRVPGLQMTVRYLPAPDGSHVGGDWYDAFTLSDGATGLVIGDVVGHDLEAAAGMAQLRNMLRAYAWSQKEPPSRIVERLDEAMMPITDVTMATLVMARVVRDGGGDWVLSWTNAGHPPPLLVTRDGLASYLTDGHGLLLGTGVNAPRPDATVMLPPGSTLLLYTDGMIEAPGQTLDDGLDRLRQHAAALAHRSLESFTDELLRRVHPPGLDDVALLAVRPPL, encoded by the coding sequence ATGGCGGAACCGGAGAAGACGGAGACCGGTCGGCGGGAGACCTGGGCAGCGCCTCCCGCCGGATCGGCCTCCGCGCTGGAGGCCATCGGGGCGCCCGCGTACGTCGTGGACGAGCAGGGCCGCATCCTCGTCGCCAACAGCAGCGCCGAACGCGTGCTGGGCCGCTCCGCCGCGGAACTCGTCGGCCGCGACGCCCACGACCTCCTGCACCGCGGGCCGGAGGGACATCCTCTGCCCGCCACTCGGTGCAGCATGCGGCAGGCCTTCCACGCGGGACGCGCGGCGCAGGCCGACGAGGACTACTTCGCCCACGCCGACGGCTCTGTAATGACCGTCTCCTGGCTGATCAGCCCCTACACGCTCGGCCCGGGGGTGAACGGCACGATCGTCATCTTCCACGCCCCCGAGCCGCTGCCGGACCTCGGCACGCGCCCGCAGCATGCCGCCGAGTCGCTGACCGAACTCGAGCGGCTGGCTCTGCTGGCCGAGACCACCACCCAGCTCACCTCCACCCTGGAGGTCGACGAGACCCTGCGCAGGCTGGTGACGCTGGTCGTGCCCCGGCTGGCGGACTGGGTCGTCATCGACCTGATCACCGAACGCGACGAGGTGTGGCGCACCGCCGTGGTCCAGGCCGACGGCGACCGCCTGACGCACCACGAGGACCTCCAGGGGCCGATGCCGCCCGTGCCGGAGCAGTCCCCGATGCCCCTGTCGCGGGCCCTGCGCGGCGTCGCCTCCACCCTGGCCGGGCCCGAGACCTACCACGGGCCGCCGGACTCCGGCATCGCGGTGGAACAGCGCCGGCTGTTCGACGCCACCGGCATCCACTCCGCGGCGATCGCCCCGATACGCACGGCCCGCGAAGTCCTGGGCGCGCTCACCCTGGGCCGGGCCGAGAAGCCCGGGAACTTCGCCGGCAGCGACCTTCCCCTGGTCGAGGACATCGCCCGCCGGGCCGGCCTGGCCCTGGACAACGCCCGCCTCTACCAGCGTCAGCGCAAGGTCGCCGAGACCATGCAGAACCACCTGCTGCCGCAGATGCCACGTGTGCCCGGGCTCCAGATGACCGTCCGCTACCTGCCCGCTCCCGACGGCTCACACGTCGGCGGTGACTGGTACGACGCCTTCACCCTGTCCGACGGGGCCACCGGCCTGGTCATCGGGGACGTCGTGGGACACGATCTGGAGGCCGCGGCCGGCATGGCCCAGCTCCGCAACATGCTGCGTGCCTACGCCTGGTCGCAGAAGGAGCCCCCCAGCCGCATCGTCGAACGGCTGGATGAGGCGATGATGCCCATCACCGACGTCACCATGGCCACCCTCGTCATGGCCCGCGTGGTGCGGGACGGCGGCGGCGACTGGGTGCTGTCCTGGACCAACGCCGGCCATCCGCCGCCCCTGCTCGTCACCCGCGACGGCCTGGCGTCCTACCTCACCGACGGCCACGGGCTCCTCCTGGGAACGGGGGTCAACGCTCCCCGCCCCGACGCAACGGTCATGCTGCCGCCCGGGTCGACCCTGTTGCTGTACACCGACGGCATGATCGAAGCGCCCGGGCAGACCCTGGACGACGGCCTGGACCGGTTGCGCCAGCACGCCGCCGCCCTCGCCCACCGTTCGCTGGAGTCCTTCACCGACGAGCTGCTGCGCCGCGTCCACCCGCCCGGCCTGGACGACGTCGCCTTGCTGGCCGTGCGGCCACCCCTGTGA
- a CDS encoding 6-phosphofructokinase, with amino-acid sequence MRIGVLTSGGDCPGLNAVIRSVVHRAVADHGDEVIGFRDGWKGLLECDYTKLDLDAVGGILARGGTILGSSRVRPEHLRDGVERARGHVAELGLDAIIPIGGEGTLKAARLLSDNGLPIVGVPKTIDNDIAVTDVTFGFDTAVGVATEALDRLKTTAESHQRVLIVEVMGRHTGWIALHSGMAAGAHAIVVPERPFDIDELTRKVGERFEAGKRFAIVVAAEGAKPRPGSMEFDEGGKDVYGHERFAGIARQLSVELEQRLGKEARPVILGHVQRGGTPTAYDRVLATRFGWHAVEAVHRGEFGRMTALRGTDIVMVSLAEAVATLKTVPAERYVEAECVL; translated from the coding sequence ATGCGCATTGGTGTCCTCACGTCCGGCGGCGACTGCCCCGGCCTGAACGCCGTCATCCGGTCCGTCGTGCACCGCGCCGTCGCCGACCACGGCGACGAGGTCATCGGCTTCCGGGACGGCTGGAAGGGTCTCCTGGAATGCGACTACACGAAGCTCGACCTGGACGCCGTGGGCGGCATCCTGGCACGCGGCGGCACCATCCTCGGCTCCTCCCGGGTCCGTCCGGAGCATCTGCGGGACGGGGTGGAGCGGGCCCGGGGCCATGTCGCGGAGCTGGGCCTGGACGCGATCATCCCCATCGGCGGTGAGGGCACGCTGAAGGCGGCCCGGCTGCTGTCGGACAACGGGCTGCCCATCGTGGGCGTGCCCAAGACCATCGACAACGACATCGCCGTCACGGACGTCACCTTCGGGTTCGACACTGCGGTGGGTGTCGCCACCGAGGCGCTGGACCGGTTGAAGACCACCGCCGAGTCCCACCAGCGCGTGCTGATCGTGGAGGTCATGGGCCGGCACACCGGCTGGATCGCGCTGCACTCGGGCATGGCGGCCGGCGCCCACGCCATCGTCGTACCCGAGCGGCCCTTCGACATCGACGAGTTGACGCGGAAGGTCGGCGAGCGGTTCGAGGCGGGCAAGCGGTTCGCGATCGTCGTCGCCGCCGAGGGCGCCAAGCCGCGGCCGGGCTCCATGGAGTTCGACGAGGGCGGCAAGGACGTCTACGGCCACGAGCGCTTCGCGGGGATAGCGCGTCAGCTCTCGGTGGAGCTGGAGCAGCGGCTCGGCAAGGAGGCCCGGCCGGTCATCCTCGGGCATGTGCAGCGGGGCGGCACGCCGACGGCGTACGACCGGGTGCTGGCGACGCGGTTCGGCTGGCACGCGGTGGAGGCCGTGCACCGGGGCGAGTTCGGCCGGATGACGGCGCTGCGCGGGACCGACATCGTGATGGTGTCGCTGGCGGAGGCCGTGGCGACGCTGAAGACGGTGCCGGCGGAGCGGTACGTCGAGGCGGAGTGCGTCCTGTAG
- the rocD gene encoding ornithine--oxo-acid transaminase — protein sequence MTAPARTRTTDDLIRAEAPVLAHNYHPLPVVVARAEGTWVEDVEGNRYLDMLAGYSALNFGHRHPALIEAAHRQLDRLTLTSRAFHNDRLAGFAERLAELTGLDMVLPMNTGAEAVESGVKVARKWAYDVKGVPDGQATIVVAADNFHGRTTTIVSFSTDETARAGFGPFTPGFRIVPYNDLAALEAAVDDTTAAVLIEPIQGEAGVVIPDDGYLAGVRELTRRKGCLFIADEIQSGLGRTGRTLAVEHEDVVPDVLLLGKALGGGIVPVSAVVARREVLSVLHPGEHGSTFGGNPLAAAVGEAVVELLATGEFQRRAAELGVILRDGLAGLAGNGVAGFRARGLWAGVDVDPALGTGREISERLMREGILVKDTHGSTIRLAPPLTITAEELRSALAALAKVLA from the coding sequence ATGACCGCACCCGCGCGCACCCGTACGACCGACGACCTGATCCGCGCCGAGGCGCCGGTTCTCGCGCACAACTACCACCCCCTGCCCGTGGTGGTGGCCCGCGCCGAGGGCACCTGGGTGGAGGACGTGGAGGGCAACCGCTACCTCGACATGCTGGCCGGCTACTCCGCCCTCAACTTCGGCCATCGGCACCCGGCGCTGATCGAGGCCGCCCACCGCCAGCTCGACCGGCTCACCCTCACCTCCCGCGCCTTCCACAACGACCGGCTGGCCGGGTTCGCCGAGCGGCTCGCCGAGCTGACCGGCCTGGACATGGTGCTGCCGATGAACACCGGCGCGGAGGCGGTGGAGAGCGGCGTCAAGGTGGCACGCAAGTGGGCGTACGACGTGAAGGGCGTCCCGGACGGGCAGGCGACGATCGTGGTCGCCGCGGACAACTTCCACGGCCGGACGACGACCATCGTCAGCTTCTCCACCGACGAGACGGCCCGCGCGGGCTTCGGCCCCTTCACGCCCGGCTTCCGGATCGTGCCGTACAACGACCTGGCCGCGCTGGAGGCCGCCGTCGACGACACCACGGCGGCGGTGCTGATCGAGCCCATCCAGGGCGAGGCGGGTGTGGTCATCCCGGACGACGGCTACCTCGCCGGGGTGCGGGAGCTGACCCGCCGCAAGGGCTGCCTGTTCATCGCCGACGAGATCCAGTCCGGCCTCGGCCGCACGGGCCGCACCCTCGCCGTCGAGCACGAGGACGTCGTCCCTGACGTGCTGCTGCTCGGCAAGGCGCTGGGCGGCGGCATCGTGCCGGTGTCGGCGGTGGTCGCCCGGCGCGAGGTGCTGAGCGTCCTGCACCCGGGCGAGCACGGCTCGACGTTCGGCGGGAACCCGCTCGCGGCGGCGGTCGGCGAGGCCGTGGTCGAACTGCTGGCGACCGGCGAGTTCCAGCGCCGGGCGGCTGAGCTGGGCGTGATCCTGCGGGACGGGCTGGCCGGGCTGGCCGGCAACGGTGTGGCCGGGTTCCGGGCGCGCGGGCTGTGGGCGGGCGTGGACGTGGATCCGGCCCTGGGCACCGGCCGCGAGATCAGTGAGCGCCTCATGCGTGAGGGGATCCTGGTCAAGGACACCCACGGGTCCACGATCCGGCTGGCGCCGCCGCTGACGATCACCGCGGAGGAGCTGCGTTCCGCGCTGGCCGCCCTGGCGAAGGTGCTGGCCTGA
- a CDS encoding DUF305 domain-containing protein — protein sequence MTRRTQTPRALTRRAAVTVAAATAALLLAACGGNGGTEGAGGSTASAAPSASTTAHNAQDVAFAQGMIPHHRQALEMAELADDRASSTRVKDLAARIEKAQGPEIRTMTGWLTSWGKQVPRTGMDHSGHSAMSGMSGMSSMQGMMDDDDMTALRKATGKEFDSRFLALMVAHHQGAVEMATTERDKGRYGPALTMADAVVTAQTAEIKEMRQLLGTG from the coding sequence ATGACCCGCCGTACGCAGACCCCCCGCGCCCTGACGCGCCGTGCCGCCGTCACCGTGGCCGCCGCGACCGCAGCCCTCCTCCTCGCCGCCTGCGGCGGGAACGGTGGCACCGAGGGCGCCGGCGGCAGCACCGCCTCGGCCGCACCGAGCGCCTCCACCACCGCGCACAACGCCCAGGACGTCGCCTTCGCGCAGGGCATGATCCCGCACCACCGGCAGGCCCTGGAGATGGCGGAACTGGCCGACGACCGGGCCTCCTCGACGCGAGTCAAGGACCTCGCCGCTCGGATCGAGAAGGCTCAGGGACCGGAGATCCGCACCATGACCGGCTGGCTGACGTCCTGGGGCAAGCAGGTGCCCAGGACCGGCATGGACCACTCCGGTCACTCCGCCATGTCCGGGATGAGTGGGATGTCGTCGATGCAGGGAATGATGGATGACGACGACATGACCGCGCTGAGGAAGGCCACCGGCAAGGAGTTCGACAGCCGGTTCCTGGCGCTGATGGTCGCGCACCACCAGGGCGCCGTCGAGATGGCCACGACCGAGCGGGACAAGGGCCGGTACGGCCCCGCCCTGACCATGGCGGACGCCGTCGTCACCGCCCAGACCGCCGAGATCAAGGAGATGAGGCAGCTCCTCGGCACCGGCTGA
- a CDS encoding Lrp/AsnC family transcriptional regulator produces MNSRTPSFDELDRRIVTALMGNARTSFAEIGAVIGLSATAVKRRVDRLRETGVITGFTATVKPSALGWRTEAYVEVYCEGAAPPRRLAEVVRNHPEIAAAMTVTGGADALLHVRARDVDHFEEVLERIRAEPFIRKTISVMVLSHLLPESPEAGATHAAPE; encoded by the coding sequence ATGAACAGCAGGACGCCCTCCTTCGACGAGCTGGATCGCCGGATCGTCACCGCGCTGATGGGCAACGCCCGGACCAGCTTCGCCGAGATCGGCGCGGTGATCGGACTCTCGGCCACGGCGGTCAAGCGGCGGGTGGACCGGCTGCGCGAGACCGGGGTGATCACCGGGTTCACCGCGACGGTGAAGCCCTCGGCGCTGGGCTGGCGCACGGAGGCGTACGTCGAGGTCTACTGCGAGGGCGCCGCCCCGCCCCGGCGTCTGGCGGAGGTCGTCCGCAACCATCCGGAGATCGCGGCGGCCATGACGGTCACCGGGGGCGCCGACGCGCTGCTGCACGTGCGCGCCCGGGACGTCGACCACTTCGAGGAGGTGCTGGAACGGATCCGCGCGGAGCCGTTCATCCGGAAGACGATCAGCGTGATGGTGCTGTCCCACCTTCTCCCGGAGAGCCCGGAGGCGGGCGCCACCCACGCGGCACCCGAGTGA